The Euzebya sp. genomic interval CGTGGCGGTCGATGACCTCCCAGGGGGACAGGATGTTCCCCAGCGACTTCGACATCTTCTTGCCGTCGGCGTCGACGATGTGCCCGAGGCACAGCACCGTCCGGTAGGCGCCCGCGTCGAACAGCAGGGTGGCCTCGGCCATCTGGGAGTAGAACCACCCGCGGGTCTGGTCGATCGCCTCGCAGATGTAGTCCGCGGGGAACCGCTCGGCGAAGGTCTGCTCCGACCCGGGCGCGTAGGGGTAGCCGAACTGCGCGAACGGCATCGCGCCGGAGTCGTACCAGGCGTCGATCACGTCCGGGACCCGGTGCATCGTCCCGTCGCAGGTCGCACGGGGGCAGGCGAAGGTGATGTCGTCCACGAACGGCCGGTGCGGGTCGAGCGCCGACAGGTCGCGGTCGGCGAGGTCGCCGAGCTCCGCGAGCGATCCGACGGCCACGTCGTGACCCCGCGGGTCACCGTCCACCGGCGCCGCGCCGGCCGTCGAGCAGCGCCACAGCGGCAGCGGCGTGCCCCAGTACCGCGACCGGGACAGCGCCCAGTCGACGTTGTGCTCGAGCCAGTCGCCGTACCGGCCGTCCCGGATGTGGGCGGGGTGCCAGTCGGTGTCCGCGTTCACCGCGAGGAGGCGGTCCTTGTGCCGGCTGGTCGCGATGTACCAGGACGGCTTGGCGTAGTACAGCAGCGGCGACCCGCACCGCCAGCAGAACGGGTAGGTGTGCCGGTAGGTGCCCGCCGAGATCAGCAGCCCGCGGTCCCGCAGGTCGGCGATGATGTCGTCGTCGGCGTCCTTCACGAACCGTCCCGCGAAGGGCGGGACGGCGTCGGTGAACCGGCCCTCGAGGTCGACGGGGTTCAGCACCTCGACGCCCTCGGCCAGCCCGACGGCGTGGTCGTCGGCGCCGAAGGCTGGCGCCAGGTGGACCAGCCCGGTGCCGTCGTCGGTCGTCACGAACCCCGCGGTGACGACGTAGCGGAAGTCGCCCTCAGCGGGGCGCACGAACTCGAACGGCCCCCGGTAGTGCACGCCGACGAGCTCGTCGACGGCGACGTCGCGGTGGATCACCGCCCCCTCGCCCAGCACCGCCGCGACCAGGTCCGCGGCCACGACGACGGGGTGGTCGTCACCGGGCGCCTGGGCGAGGACGTAGCGGATCCGCTCGCCGACCGCGACGAAGGTGTTCGAGATCAGCGTCCACGGGGTCGTCGTCCAGATCGCGAGGGACGCGCCGGCCTCCGCGAGCGGCCCCTCGAGCACGGGCATGCGGACCACGACCGACGGGTCCTCCGCCTCGGCGTAGCCGAGCGCCACCTCGTGGTCGCTGAGCGACGTGCCGCACCGGCCGCAGTGGGGGACGACCTTGTGGCCCTCGTACAGCAGCCCGCCGTCCCAGAGCTGCTTGAGGGACCACCAGACGCTCTCGATGTACGACGTCGACATCGTCCAGTAGGCGTCGTCGGTGTCGACCCAGAACCCGATCCGCTCGGTCAGGCGGACCCACTCGTCGACGTACCGCTCGACCGACTCGCGGCACAGCTGGTTGAACGCCTCGACCCCGTGGTCCTCGATCTGCTGCTTGTGGGTGAAGCCGAGCTGCTTCTCCACCTCGAGCTCGACGGGGATGCCGTGGCAGTCCCAGCCGGCCTTCCGCGGCACCCGGTAGCCCTTCATCGTGCGGTACCGCGGGAAGATGTCCTTGAACACCCGCGCCTCGACGTGGTGCACGCCGGGCCGGCCGTTCGCCGTCGGCGGGCCCTCGTTGAAGCTGAAGAGGGGACCCTCCGCGCGCGCGGCGAGGGTCCGGGCGAACGTGCCCTCGGCGCGCCACCGCTCGGCGATGGCGGCTTCCCTCGCGGGGAGGTCGGGCTGGGCGTCGACGGGTGGGAACACGCGGCGATCCTATCCCCGGCGCGGCCGGTCCCCGGTGTGGCACGATGCCACCACACGACACCACGGGGGGACACATGCCGCACGCACCGCAGCCGACCGGACCGGGGACGACCGAGCCCGACGTGATCGAGCGACGGGGGGTCCGGGGACTCGGTCCCGCGGCGCTCGCCGTCGCCACCGCGCTCGCGCTGGTCGCCGCGCTGCTCGTCGTCGGAGGCGCCGGGCGCGCCAACGCGATGGACGAGGCCGCGTACCGCCGCGCCCACGTCGCGGAGGTGCAGCGCACCTACAGCGCCGGGGTGGTGTCCAGCCGCGACGGGGCCGTCCACCGGCCCGACGGGTTGGACGTCCCGGGCCTGCTCGACGCGGTCGCCGACCGGGCCGACCCGCGCACCTTCGCCGCCGCTGCCGTCGTGGCCGCGGAGCGGGCCGGTCTGACGGCGGCCGCGACGTCCTCGTCGTCCGGCGCCCCCGGGGCCGATGGCGCCACCTCCTTCCAGCAGACGCCGTTCCCGCAGCCGACGGTGGGGTACGGCCCCGGCATCTACGGCGGCTGCTGCGGCTCCCCCACGGTGGTCGTCGGCGACCTCACCGGCGACGGGCTCGCCGACGTGGTGCGCTGGGACGTCGAGGAGCCCGACGCAGTCGGCGGAGGGGGCGAGGCGTCGGAGGGTGAGGGTGCCGACGAGCCGGCGGCGCCGCGGGTGACCGCCACGATCTCCGCGGTGCGCGGCGTCGACGGCGAGCCGGTGTGGACCACCGCCCGCGGCGACCTGCTGCCCTGGACGGGAGTGGTGCTGCAGCCGGTCGGGGACCTGACCGCCGACGGCACCGCCGACCTGCTGGTCAGCATCCAGCGCTTCGACGAGGTGCCCACCGGCGGGTGCGGGTCGACCAGCTGCTCCCACTCCGAGCGGTTCACCTGGGACGTCGAGCTGCTCGAGGGCCGGGACGGCACGACGGTCTGGCGCACGTCCTACGAGGGCTCGTCGACCTACTCCGAGGACTTCGACCCGCCGGGCTTCTCATACGAGAGCAGCACGACCAACGCCTTCATCCCC includes:
- the ileS gene encoding isoleucine--tRNA ligase, translating into MFPPVDAQPDLPAREAAIAERWRAEGTFARTLAARAEGPLFSFNEGPPTANGRPGVHHVEARVFKDIFPRYRTMKGYRVPRKAGWDCHGIPVELEVEKQLGFTHKQQIEDHGVEAFNQLCRESVERYVDEWVRLTERIGFWVDTDDAYWTMSTSYIESVWWSLKQLWDGGLLYEGHKVVPHCGRCGTSLSDHEVALGYAEAEDPSVVVRMPVLEGPLAEAGASLAIWTTTPWTLISNTFVAVGERIRYVLAQAPGDDHPVVVAADLVAAVLGEGAVIHRDVAVDELVGVHYRGPFEFVRPAEGDFRYVVTAGFVTTDDGTGLVHLAPAFGADDHAVGLAEGVEVLNPVDLEGRFTDAVPPFAGRFVKDADDDIIADLRDRGLLISAGTYRHTYPFCWRCGSPLLYYAKPSWYIATSRHKDRLLAVNADTDWHPAHIRDGRYGDWLEHNVDWALSRSRYWGTPLPLWRCSTAGAAPVDGDPRGHDVAVGSLAELGDLADRDLSALDPHRPFVDDITFACPRATCDGTMHRVPDVIDAWYDSGAMPFAQFGYPYAPGSEQTFAERFPADYICEAIDQTRGWFYSQMAEATLLFDAGAYRTVLCLGHIVDADGKKMSKSLGNILSPWEVIDRHGADPLRWLLLTDGSPWVNRRVGHEPVEDVVRRFFLTIWNTHVFFTTYARMEGWAPLGPRPPVAERPVMDRWVLSELAALVRTVDTALEGYDATTAGQALEAFVDGLSNWYIRRSRQRFWNVDDERAGDADAAFWTLHECLVTLAALLAPFTPFLAEALYDDLVRSVDDDAPDSVHLLDFPRPDPLAEDPDLRAAMAGARQVTTLGLRARNEAQIGVRQPLPRALVHLPDAAGWAAVAEVVAEELNVKSIELSEGGGTVTYRLKPDFRELGRAFGSRTPDVAAAIGDADPATAVPRLRGGEPLALALPDGSTVEVTGTMVQVVEESREGWQVATDAGVTVALDLTVDEALRREGLARELIRTVNDLRKRQGLELSDRIRVEVAADGRLKQAVADHRTAICREVLATGIADGPASGGAFVEVGGHAARVRLEVA